The following are encoded together in the Vanrija pseudolonga chromosome 7, complete sequence genome:
- the Ctu2 gene encoding Cytoplasmic tRNA 2-thiolation protein 2 — MSCANQPDGQGDEAVVMPRRKRVYQREKGVCQRCRTNKCLYIVRSVTMCRVLTSSGCFESAVRVSVVKSLHPPLLPADARSAQPFPRPTGANVLLALSAGAGSSALADLVHERYVGRDGEVRDTTRGQREAVWERGWAVHVDFSAVTGLPSREGLLRAFAEERGLRFVCVRAEDSFDPLLSRRVAALGGGTEEGSDDAEAVAVRLDEPDLPLLSTPSSSTATPLESLQALLTSLPPPSRPALLAHILDGLLGVVAHALPNISHLLVGETSTREAQRVIAGTATGRGWALPLELASSAPLPRAGRTVTRIKVMKNVSLKEAAIWCHGRRVETYNERRWDGTGGGARRDARGKGATASIEALTERFIAGLNVSHPSTVTTINKTGDKLCFVGEADGPLCPVCQLPVDASAIDWKARSALTSLPGKGDGVAAAPSADPLAPLLCYACLTMFTPLTAAQKDRPTAEPVPLPLWVGARVQERRHVPPSELRDQVAQFLIDDDDE; from the exons ACAAGTGTCTGTACATCGTGCGCTCAGTCACCATGTGCCG TGTCCTAACCAGTAGCGGCTGCTTCGAGTCGGCAGTGCGTGTCTCGGTGGTCAAGTCGCTCCACCCGCCCCtgctgcccgccgacgcgcgctcAGCGCAGCCGTTCCCGCGCCCGACGGGCGCCAACgtcctgctcgcgctctcggccggcgcgggctcctcggcgctcgcggaccTCGTGCACGAGCGCTACGTcggccgcgatggcgaggtgcgggacacgacgcgcgggcagcgcgaggcggtgtgGGAGCGCGGATGGGCCGTGCACGTCGACTTTTCTGCCGTGACTGGCTTGCCGAGCCGCGAGGGGCTGCTGAGGGCGTTTGCGGAGGAGCGCGGGCTGCGCTTCGTCTGCGTGCGTGCCGAGGACTCCTTTGACCCGCTGTTGAGCcggcgggtggcggcgcttggcggTGGTACGGAGGAGGgaagcgacgacgccgaggcggtcgctGTTCGGCTTGATGAGCCTG ACTTACCACTCCTCTCgaccccctcgtcgtcaacagCCACCccgctcgagtcgctccaggcgctcctcacctccctcccccctccctcccgccccgcgctcctcgcgcacatCCTCGATGGGTtgctgggcgtggtggcgcaCGCGCTTCCCAACATCTCGCACCTGCTGGTTGGAGAGACGTCGACACGGGAGGCCCAGAGAGTGATCGCCGGTACGGCGACCGGGCGTGGTTGGGCGCTGCCGCTTGAGCTTGCGAGCTCGGCTCCGCTgcctcgcgctggccgcACCGTGACCCGGATCAAGGTTATGAAGAACGTATCGCTGAAAGAGGCGGCCATTTGGTGCCATGGCCGCCGGGTGGAGACGTACAATGAGCGCCGGTGGGACGGGACGGGCGGgggcgctcgacgcgacgcgcgtggCAAGGGCGCAACAGCGAGCATCGAGGCGCTGACTGAGC gcTTCATCGCCGGGCTCAACGTCTCGCACCCGTCAACCGTGACGACGATCAACAAGACGGGCGACAAGCTGTGTTTTGTAGGCGAGGCCGATGGGCCATTGTGCCCCGTGTGCCAGCT ACCTGTCGACGCCTCCGCCATCGACTGGAAGGCACGCTCAGCGCTCACATCGCTGCCTGGTAAAGGCGACGgtgtcgctgccgccccctcggccgaccccctcgccccgctccTCTGCTACGCCTGCCTGACAATGTTCACGCCCCTcacggcggcgcagaagGACCGGCCCACTGCCGAGCCagtgccactgccactgtGGGTGGGGGCGAGGGTCCAGGAGCGGCGCCACGTTCCGCCCAGCGAGCTACGTGATCAGGTGGCGCAGTTTTTgattgacgacgacgacgagtag